The proteins below are encoded in one region of Pacificitalea manganoxidans:
- a CDS encoding Hint domain-containing protein — protein sequence MADFKGDSNDNEINGTNFDDKISGGAGNDTLRGGDGRDEIDGDDGDDVIYGGNGDDTLDGGRGRDTIYGGEGNDTISGGSGSGSGTGDDNDVLYGEGGQDTISGGDGDDLLDGGEGDDTLDGGSGDDMLYGGNGQDKLYGGKGNDMLDGGQGDDTLEGGSGNDTLYGGQGQDKIYGGKGNDTAYGDDGDDTIYGGTGDDRLFGGQGQDKLYGGKGDDVLSGGDGDDTLEGGTGDDVLAGNAGNDKLYGGKGDDILCGDEGDDKLYGGTGNDKLYGGAGNDVMYGGKNGSGSGSGSGAGGDSFYVGRGGGVDTVYGGDGGSKGGSASGQDINDVLYVEGPVQVTLESGETFTLSPGEMRQIVNRDDDIDDDLQDGGYAVLDDGTRVNFEDIGAIRSVEQIDRPEQCICFTPGAMVATARGLVPVETLAEGDRVLTRDNGFQPISWTGSRQLTAAELAGNEQLRPVLIRAGALGPNCPETDMLVSPNHRMLLTGNRAELLMDHREVLVAAKHMVSHAGVDQVQPARGVTYVHIMCEHHEVIMADGAWTESFQPGDYSLEGLDGAQREEIFALFPDLRTPRGTEAFAASRMVAKKHEARLLLG from the coding sequence ATGGCCGACTTCAAAGGCGACTCGAACGACAACGAAATCAACGGCACCAATTTCGACGATAAGATTTCGGGCGGCGCCGGCAACGACACGCTGCGCGGCGGCGATGGGCGGGACGAAATCGACGGCGATGACGGTGACGACGTAATCTACGGCGGTAATGGCGACGACACGCTCGACGGCGGGCGTGGGCGCGACACCATCTATGGCGGCGAAGGCAACGATACGATCAGCGGTGGATCAGGCTCTGGCTCCGGCACTGGCGACGACAACGATGTCCTCTACGGCGAGGGCGGGCAGGACACCATCTCCGGCGGCGATGGCGACGATCTGCTCGACGGTGGCGAAGGCGATGACACGCTCGACGGTGGGTCGGGCGATGACATGCTGTATGGCGGCAACGGTCAGGACAAGCTCTACGGCGGCAAGGGCAATGACATGCTCGATGGCGGTCAGGGCGACGACACGCTTGAAGGCGGGTCGGGCAATGACACGCTTTATGGCGGTCAGGGTCAGGATAAAATCTATGGCGGCAAGGGCAACGACACCGCCTATGGCGATGACGGCGACGACACGATCTATGGCGGCACCGGCGACGACCGTCTGTTCGGCGGTCAGGGTCAGGACAAACTCTACGGCGGCAAGGGCGACGACGTTCTGTCCGGTGGCGACGGGGATGACACGCTGGAAGGCGGCACCGGCGATGACGTGCTGGCAGGCAATGCAGGCAACGACAAGCTTTACGGTGGCAAGGGCGACGACATCCTGTGCGGCGACGAGGGCGACGATAAGCTCTACGGCGGCACCGGCAACGATAAGCTTTATGGCGGTGCCGGCAACGACGTCATGTATGGCGGCAAGAACGGCTCTGGCTCCGGCTCCGGTTCGGGCGCCGGGGGCGACTCGTTCTATGTTGGTCGGGGCGGCGGCGTAGACACGGTTTACGGCGGCGACGGCGGCAGCAAGGGCGGCTCGGCCTCCGGGCAGGACATTAACGACGTTCTTTATGTCGAAGGTCCGGTGCAGGTCACGCTGGAAAGCGGCGAGACCTTTACCCTGTCGCCGGGGGAAATGCGCCAGATCGTCAACCGTGACGACGATATCGACGACGACCTTCAGGACGGCGGCTATGCCGTGCTGGACGACGGCACGCGGGTGAATTTCGAGGATATCGGCGCGATCCGTTCGGTGGAACAAATCGACCGCCCTGAACAGTGCATCTGCTTTACGCCCGGTGCGATGGTCGCAACGGCACGCGGGCTCGTCCCGGTCGAAACCTTGGCCGAAGGCGACCGGGTGCTGACCCGCGACAACGGGTTCCAGCCGATTTCATGGACCGGATCGCGGCAGCTGACCGCGGCGGAGCTGGCAGGCAATGAGCAACTGCGCCCGGTTCTGATCCGTGCGGGTGCACTGGGTCCGAATTGCCCCGAGACCGACATGCTCGTGTCGCCCAATCACCGGATGCTGCTGACGGGTAACCGGGCGGAACTGCTGATGGATCACCGCGAGGTCCTCGTCGCGGCCAAGCATATGGTCAGCCATGCGGGGGTCGATCAGGTGCAGCCCGCGCGCGGTGTGACCTATGTCCACATCATGTGCGAACATCATGAGGTCATCATGGCCGATGGCGCATGGACCGAAAGCTTCCAGCCCGGCGACTATTCTCTCGAAGGTCTGGATGGCGCTCAGCGGGAAGAGATCTTTGCGCTGTTCCCCGATCTGCGCACCCCCCGCGGCACCGAGGCGTTCGCCGCCTCGCGCATGGTGGCCAAGAAGCACGAAGCCCGCCTGCTGCTGGGTTGA
- a CDS encoding sarcosine oxidase subunit delta gives MLLIHCPHCNEALPELEFTYAGEAHLVRPANPAALSDAEWADYLFNRRNARGPHYERWRHSHGCARYFNALRDTVTDRFLATYKVGEAAPDPDAPDPDAPRAEAAS, from the coding sequence ATGCTGCTGATCCACTGCCCCCACTGCAATGAGGCCCTGCCGGAGCTGGAATTTACCTATGCCGGAGAAGCGCATCTGGTGCGGCCCGCAAACCCGGCCGCGCTCAGCGATGCCGAATGGGCCGATTACCTGTTCAACCGCCGCAACGCGCGCGGTCCGCATTATGAGCGCTGGCGGCACAGCCATGGCTGTGCGCGCTATTTCAATGCTTTACGCGACACGGTGACGGACCGGTTCCTCGCCACCTACAAGGTTGGCGAAGCGGCACCTGACCCCGATGCACCTGACCCCGATGCGCCGCGCGCGGAGGCCGCCTCATGA
- a CDS encoding GlxA family transcriptional regulator — protein sequence MIPHRAATGPTSAPHLRVGILLARRFTLSAFGNFVDVLRLAADEGDQSRPIRCDWHVLAGDATPVASSSEICVTPDARLTDPAAYDYIAVVGGLLGAPQPLLPAQIAYLHRAARAGVPLIGLCTGAFVLHEAGLMDGYRCCVSWFHHQDFVTRHDGLRPISDRIFVVDRDRLTCAGGVGAAHLAAWLVERHVGASAARKSLNIMLVEPAAAQDDPGHGPQPALPLTLRCTDPLVRRALLRMQESLDAPVTMAALAEDMGIPRRRLERHFRAALAMSPAQAGLLLRLAQARHLLRHSRRSVTAIAQATGFCDMPHLARVFRQHEGMTPGAYRAAGDAPMARSDQTDRSAAQL from the coding sequence ATGATCCCGCACCGCGCCGCAACAGGTCCGACCTCCGCCCCACACCTGCGCGTCGGCATCCTGCTGGCGCGGCGGTTCACGCTATCGGCCTTTGGCAACTTCGTAGATGTGCTGCGGCTGGCGGCGGATGAGGGCGACCAGTCCCGTCCGATCCGCTGCGACTGGCATGTGCTCGCGGGGGATGCGACGCCGGTCGCCTCCTCGAGCGAGATCTGCGTCACTCCCGACGCCCGGCTGACCGACCCGGCGGCGTATGATTATATCGCTGTGGTGGGCGGGCTGCTGGGCGCGCCTCAACCGCTGCTGCCCGCGCAGATTGCTTATCTGCACCGGGCGGCCCGCGCGGGCGTTCCGTTGATCGGGCTGTGCACCGGCGCATTCGTTCTGCATGAGGCAGGGCTGATGGACGGCTATCGCTGCTGCGTCAGCTGGTTTCATCATCAGGATTTCGTCACACGCCACGATGGGCTCCGCCCGATCAGCGACCGGATTTTCGTGGTGGATCGCGACCGGCTGACCTGTGCAGGCGGCGTCGGCGCGGCGCATCTGGCGGCGTGGCTTGTCGAGCGGCATGTGGGCGCGTCGGCCGCGCGCAAAAGCCTGAACATCATGCTGGTGGAGCCTGCGGCGGCACAGGACGACCCAGGACACGGGCCGCAGCCCGCCCTGCCCCTGACCCTGCGCTGCACCGATCCGCTGGTGCGGCGGGCGTTGTTGCGGATGCAGGAAAGCCTCGACGCGCCTGTGACAATGGCCGCGCTGGCGGAAGATATGGGCATTCCCCGGCGGCGCCTGGAACGGCATTTCCGGGCCGCGCTTGCGATGTCGCCCGCGCAGGCTGGGCTGCTGCTGCGGTTGGCGCAGGCCCGGCATCTGCTGCGCCACAGTCGGCGCAGCGTCACCGCCATCGCGCAGGCGACGGGATTTTGCGATATGCCGCATCTGGCACGGGTGTTTCGCCAACACGAAGGCATGACGCCCGGCGCCTACCGCGCGGCGGGCGACGCCCCTATGGCCAGATCAGACCAGACAGACCGGAGCGCCGCGCAACTGTAG
- a CDS encoding sarcosine oxidase subunit beta family protein: MTHFSALSLLRHAVRRTKPWTSQWPDAQPKAEYDVVIVGAGGHGLGAAYYLAREHGITNVAVIDKGWLGGGNTGRNTTIIRSNYLYDESARLYDHAVDLWDGLAQELNYNVMFSKRGVMMLAHTVHDVQSFQRHVHSNRLNGVDNAWLTPQQAQEFCPPLDISRSARYPVLGAALQRRAGTARHDAVAWGYARAAAARGVDIIQNCPVTAIRRGADGAVTGVETARGVIRARKVAVSAAGHTSVVMDSAGLRLPLESFPLQALVSEPVKPVFPCVVMSNAVHAYISQSDKGELVIGSGTDQYTSYSQRGGLPLIEHTLASICEIFPLFTRMRMLRKWGGIVDVTPDRSPILGKTPVPGLYVNCGWGTGGFKATPGAAHLLAHTIARDAPHPINAPFTLDRFRTGRLIDEAAAAAVAH, encoded by the coding sequence ATGACCCATTTCTCCGCGCTATCGCTGCTGCGCCACGCCGTGCGCCGGACCAAGCCGTGGACCAGCCAATGGCCTGATGCGCAGCCCAAGGCCGAATATGATGTGGTGATCGTGGGCGCGGGCGGGCACGGGCTTGGCGCGGCCTATTACCTCGCGCGGGAGCACGGCATCACCAATGTCGCCGTGATCGACAAGGGCTGGCTTGGCGGCGGCAATACCGGGCGCAACACCACCATCATCCGCTCCAACTACCTCTATGATGAAAGCGCGCGGCTTTACGATCATGCGGTCGATCTCTGGGATGGGTTGGCGCAGGAGCTGAATTACAACGTCATGTTTTCCAAGCGCGGCGTCATGATGCTGGCCCATACCGTGCATGATGTGCAGAGCTTCCAGCGCCATGTGCATTCCAACCGGCTGAACGGCGTCGACAACGCATGGCTGACGCCGCAGCAGGCGCAGGAGTTCTGTCCGCCGCTCGATATCTCGCGCTCCGCGCGCTATCCGGTGCTGGGCGCGGCGTTGCAACGGCGGGCCGGGACCGCGCGGCACGATGCGGTGGCATGGGGCTATGCGCGGGCAGCGGCGGCGCGGGGCGTCGACATTATCCAGAATTGCCCAGTGACCGCGATCCGCCGCGGCGCTGACGGCGCAGTCACCGGGGTGGAGACCGCGCGCGGGGTGATCCGCGCGCGCAAGGTCGCGGTCTCGGCGGCGGGGCATACCTCGGTCGTGATGGACAGCGCGGGTCTGCGCCTGCCGCTCGAAAGCTTCCCGTTACAAGCGCTGGTGTCGGAGCCGGTAAAGCCGGTCTTTCCCTGCGTGGTCATGTCGAACGCGGTGCATGCCTATATCAGCCAGTCTGATAAGGGCGAATTGGTGATCGGCTCGGGCACCGATCAATATACCAGCTATTCCCAACGGGGCGGGTTGCCGCTGATCGAGCATACGCTGGCGTCGATCTGCGAGATTTTTCCGCTGTTCACCCGGATGCGGATGCTGCGCAAATGGGGCGGGATCGTGGATGTGACGCCCGACCGCTCGCCCATTCTGGGCAAAACGCCGGTGCCCGGGCTTTACGTCAATTGCGGCTGGGGCACCGGCGGGTTCAAGGCAACCCCCGGCGCGGCGCATCTGCTGGCCCATACCATTGCGCGCGACGCGCCCCATCCCATCAACGCGCCGTTCACCCTCGACCGGTTCCGCACCGGACGCCTGATCGACGAAGCCGCCGCCGCGGCTGTCGCCCATTGA